Proteins encoded together in one Tripterygium wilfordii isolate XIE 37 chromosome 14, ASM1340144v1, whole genome shotgun sequence window:
- the LOC120015688 gene encoding protein TIME FOR COFFEE-like isoform X3 encodes MLSSTTPVSPSSSNASLKKKMKPNAPKQRPPKSSSKSASSAQDEIEIEIAEVLYGMNRQPQILSNREVIGNGSVKLDTREVGNSKSTSNAKSSVSSPMSNSPPTALQSNVISAPAHMSVVAPKRKRPRQVKYEDENPSAFTVRSEGPITSTTKVEIDPSEQPAKPEICSHNLEKSFGSAAENGGISHDLMASRAASAQAELPSETLRKPDGNLISDSKPMTEESEIRDLGETKEEPESLKKESPSRLGLDVDPENLKATKANSTVSQIENLREKFQIDLMAPPPLRLSPERDGEFDFVAVDAKAMVTDVETKTKTNGKEDVGTVKSSEGDNAEVEEKAAKMAAEVESQKRVVNKERNIDLQLDLEKSERDSGAAASLSGNKPHQNGQKQQQLLNADKNAQSNSSSLPMSMASWPGGLPPMGYMPPLQGVVSMDRSSVSSTTMQPPHLLFSHPRPKRCATHCYIARNIHYHQQFSRMNPYWPAAAGSALSYGAKACNVGVVPSTESLGNILGRGAAQDKGQGLAIFPGNTGKDKGSPAVNMVVDGAQRKQILLQQALPAGAPSNILHGPAFIFPLSQQQAAAAASVRPGSVKSSPAATGHGASSSTSSTETAAAAAASAISFSYPTIPGNEAQYLAILQNGAYPIPIPAHVGAPPAYRGAHAQAMPFFNGSFYSSQMLHQSSQLQQQQIPATQSHQGQHNQGHPNPSIPSGSSSSQKHLQNQQQVHSSSGINGNLLGFPGQKNQTSQSLQPQQRHQPQGQIVSHQTRQLESEAVSEDSPSTGDSRVSRANVSIYGQSFTMPFPPPNFALMNPAAVSTATGTNGNHIEKKQQPQQQGSKAGVESLPSPAFAMSFASMNGGATASGLDISSLAQNHALRQSLPESTRLGYHVTAAAQAAQHKKNYHASEEGKTSGSDALNMDEERRAMAGKVHATVGQSIGYFRSDATGNLVSTIPGSTVVDSSARTVNLGSASGRASNSIMSTAVSTVDSSRAQQQLHYQSFQHQHLMMVHRLQQQAQAAAVAARSKTPATSNGSIYPDQVTSSSSITAKFPNSAFPQSLVQSSSSPGQSSQWKNSVRAASQVPSPTTASSTSSSLKNITQHQGRSQQSQTQISFATNPKTSTAGQVQLPSVSNQSPSPPMVVGSPTTSISKSAGGSPRTTVSTSTGNKGGQASALSSQPAKSSQSLPSHKSSPVSGRSVPSILGNPHISSASMGTKSQLPQQQQLLQKHAMQQQAQIPFSSAYIQVQGQHAANTTNATSASSGYYLQRHRNEQQQQLQSSSATSSSGMLSLCPPVTSNTSTSDPTKAIAAAAAASNMKGGILTSQGLMHAPYSATQSSAKPHQLVPTSFSYVHPVPTPVQVKPAEQKQPAGE; translated from the exons ATGTTGTCATCTACAACTCCGGTCTCACCATCTTCTTCTAACGCTTCTCTGAAAAAGAAGATG AAGCCTAATGCACCGAAGCAAAGGCCACCCAAGTCGAGTTCCAAGTCCGCCTCGTCAGCTCAGGAcgagattgagattgagattgcGGAAGTGTTGTACGGGATGAATAGACAGCCACAGATACTGTCAAACCGAGAAGTCATTGGAAATGGTTCCGTTAAGCTTGATACCAGGGAAGTTGGTAATAGTAAGTCTACCTCGAATGCCAAATCAAGTGTATCCTCTCCGATGTCCAACTCTCCACCAACTGCACTGCAGTCAAATGTCATCTCAGCACCGGCTCACATGTCCGTAGTCG CACCAAAGAGGAAACGTCCTCGACAGGTCAAGTATGAGGATGAGAATCCTTCGGCTTTCACAGTTAGAAGTGAGGGTCCCATTACGTCTACAACCAAGGTTGAGATTGACCCGTCCGAACAGCCAGCAAAGCCCGAAATTTGTTCTCATAATCTGGAGAAGAGCTTTGGATCTGCTGCTGAGAATGGCGGAATTTCGCATGATTTGATGGCCAGTCGAGCAGCATCCGCTCAAGCAGAGCTGCCATCGGAGACGTTGAGGAAGCCAGATGGTAACTTGATATCCGATTCTAAGCCTATGACCGAAGAATCGGAGATTAGAGATTTGGGTGAGACCAAAGAGGAGCCTGAGTCTCTGAAGAAGGAATCTCCTTCTAGGCTAGGATTGGATGTTGATCCTGAAAATCTGAAAGCGACAAAAGC GAATTCGACAGTTTCTCAGATTGAAAACCTGCGGGAGAAGTTTCAGATAGATCTGATG GCTCCTCCGCCACTTAGATTATCTCCGGAAAGGGACGGCGAGTTTGATTTTGTGGCCGTGGATGCTAAAGCTATGGTCACGGATGTAGAAACG aaaacaaagacaaatgGAAAGGAAGACGTTGGGACGGTGAAAAGTAGTGAAGGAGATAATGCAGAAGTTGAGGAGAAGGCGGCGAAAATGGCTGCAGAAGTTGAATCTCAGAAGCGGGTCGttaacaaagaaagaaatattgaTCTCCAGCTGGATTTGGAGAAGAGTGAGAGAGATAGCGGCGCCGCCGCTAGCTTGAGTGGGAACAAACCTCACCAGAATGGCCAAAAGCAACAACAATTACTCAACGCGGACAAAAATG CTCAATCAAATTCTTCATCTCTGCCAATGTCTATGGCTAGCTGGCCTGGTGGGCTTCCTCCCATGGG ATACATGCCACCTCTACAAGGTGTTGTATCCATGGATCGGAGCTCTGTATCGTCTACAACAATGCAG ccTCCTCATTTGCTTTTTAGTCATCCCCGGCCAAAGAGGTGTGCTACCCATTGTTACATTGCTCGGAATATACACTACCACCAGCAGTTTTCAAGGATGAACCCATACTGGCCTGCTGCAGCTGGGTCTGCTTTATCATATGGGGCTAAGGCCTGCAATGTTGGTGTTGTGCCCTCTACAGAATCGCTTGGCAATATTCTTGGTAGGGGAGCTGCACAAGATAAGGGTCAGGGGCTGGCAATATTTCCCGGTAATACCGGGAAAGACAAAGGCTCCCCAGCTGTCAACATGGTGGTGGATGGTGCCCAGAGAAAGCAAATTTTACTTCAGCAAGCACTACCCGCTGGAGCACCGAGTAATATCTTG CATGGCCCTGCTTTTATATTCCCTTTAAGCCAGCAACAGGCAGCGGCTGCTGCTTCTGTCCGACCTGGTTCCGTTAAGTCTTCTCCCGCTGCTACCGGTCATGGAGCTTCATCAAGTACGTCTAGTACTGAAACAGCGGCAGCAGCTGCTGCCTCAGCAATTAGCTTCAGCTACCCAACTATTCCTGGCAATGAAGCTCAATATTTGGCAATTTTGCAAAATGGTGCCTATCCAATTCCAATTCCTGCACATGTTGGAGCACCTCCAGCTTACAGAGGAGCCCATGCTCAGGCAATGCCTTTCTTTAACGGGTCGTTCTATTCTTCTCAAATGCTTCACCAGTCTTCACAACTTCAGCAGCAGCAAATCCCAGCCACTCAGTCACACCAGGGTCAACACAATCAGGGTCACCCAAATCCAAGCATTCCCAGTGGTTCGTCATCATCCCAGAAGCATTTGCAAAATCAGCAGCAGGTGCATTCCAGCAGTGGCATCAATGGAAATTTGTTAGGTTTTCCTGGTCAAAAAAACCAGACCTCACAGTCTTTACAGCCTCAGCAGAGGCACCAGCCACAGGGTCAAATTGTTTCGCATCAAACTCGCCAACTTGAGAGTGAGGCAGTTAGTGAAGATAGCCCTTCAACTGGAGACAGTAGGGTTTCTCGTGCAAATGTGAGTATTTATGGGCAAAGCTTTACAATGCCATTCCCACCCCCAAATTTTGCTTTGATGAATCCAGCCGCGGTGAGTACAGCCACTGGTACAAATGGCAACCACATCGAGAAAAAACAGCAACCCCAACAGCAGGGCTCGAAGGCTGGGGTTGAATCTCTTCCATCTCCAGCTTTTGCAATGTCATTTGCATCAATGAATGGTGGTGCAACTGCATCAGGCCTTGATATTTCGTCCTTGGCACAGAATCATGCACTTCGCCAGAGCCTTCCCGAGTCTACAAGGCTTGGCTATCATGTTACGGCAGCTGCCCAAGCAGCCCAGCACAAGAAGAATTATCATGCTTCTGAAGAAGGGAAAACTAGTGGTAGTGATGCCTTGAACATGGATGAAGAAAGAAGGGCAATGGCAGGAAAGGTTCATGCAACTGTTGGGCAGTCAATTGGTTACTTTAGGTCAGATGCAACAGGTAATTTGGTATCAACAATACCTGGAAGCACTGTTGTTGATAGTTCTGCGCGAACGGTTAATCTTGGTTCAGCTTCTGGTCGTGCCTCAAATTCTATAATGTCAACTGCTGTCAGCACTGTTGATTCTTCCAGAGCTCAACAACAGTTACACTATCAAAGTTTTCAGCATCAGCACTTGATGATGGTTCATAGGCTCCAGCAGCAAGCACAAGCAGCTGCTGTTGCAGCTCGAAGCAAAACACCAGCAACAAGTAACGGAAGTATTTACCCTGACCAAGTCACTTCTTCATCCTCTATCACTGCCAAGTTTCCTAATTCTGCATTTCCACAAAGTCTTGTTCAGAGCAGCAGTAGTCCTGGCCAGTCTTCACAGTGGAAAAATTCTGTGAGGGCGGCATCCCAAGTTCCTTCTCCAACTACGGCTTCATCAACTTCTTCATCCCTTAAAAATATAACCCAACACCAAGGCAGATCGCAGCAAAGCCAAACACAGATATCTTTTGCGACTAACCCAAAAACATCGACGGCAGGACAGGTGCAACTACCATCTGTTAGCAACcaatctccatctccaccaaTGGTTGTTGGCTCGCCCACAACATCCATTTCCAAGAGTGCTGGTGGAAGCCCCAGGACAACCGTTTCTACCTCCACTGGCAACAAAGGTGGACAAGCTTCTGCCTTGTCATCTCAGCCAGCCAAGAGCTCACAATCACTGCCTAGCCATAAATCATCCCCCGTGAGTGGGAGGAGTGTTCCATCCATCCTTGGCAATCCCCACATCTCATCTGCAAGCATGGGAACCAAGTCTCAACTgccacagcagcagcagctgttgcaaaagcatgcaatgcagcAGCAAGCCCAGATACCGTTTTCCAGTGCTTACATACAAGTCCAAGGTCAGCATGCAGCAAATACAACAAATGCCACATCAGCTTCAAGTGGCTACTATCTCCAAAGACACCGCAATGAGCAACAACAGCAGTTGCAAAGCTCTTCAGCAACATCCTCGTCTGGGATGTTGTCATTATGCCCTCCTGTCACATCTAACACCAGCACTTCTGATCCCACAAAGGCAATTGCTGCAGCTGCGGCTGCTAGCAACATGAAAGGTGGCATTCTAACTTCCCAGGGTCTTATGCATGCTCCTTATTCTGCGACACAGTCTTCTGCTAAGCCCCATCAGCTTGTCCCTACCAGCTTCTCATATGTACATCCCGTTCCCACCCCAGTGCAGGTTAAACCAGCAGAGCAGAAACAACCAGCCGGTGAGTAG